The nucleotide window TCGTGTTGAGACTGTATCCGAGGAATTTTAGTGCGGCACCGATGGTTTCACGTTGGTCGTCTAACATGCTGAACTGGTTTTTATATTCTGCATCCCAGAGCACTGCCCAACTATCCGGTGCTGGTGAAACAACAGCCGAATCGTAGGCGATCCCTGCCGTGCCGAATGTATAAGGAATAGAATATTGGTTTTCAGGGTCGAAGTATTTACCGAGAAACAACGGACTAATGTTCTGGAAGTTGGGAATATTGTCGCGGTTGAGTTCTGCTAACAGGTTTTGCTTAATTAGGATGGATACCATATAGTCGGATGGCATAATGATGTCGTATCCTGTCGCACCCGCTAATAGTTTCGTGAGCAGATCTTCGTTACTGGCATAGGTATCAACGAGAACGGTAACCCCAAACGCCTTTTCAAAGCCTTCACGGATGTCATCACTGACGTACCCTGCCCATGTAAAGACGTTGAGTTGTTTCTTCTGCCCAATACCATCGCCGATGAAAAGTGTGAGGAGTATAAGTACTAAGAGGATGTATCTGTTGCGCATATTTTCTCCATTGGTATCTATGCTATGCGTATTATGAACGGGACGATTGCGTTTAGGGGAAACAGCGTCGCCCCGACTGCGATGTAAGATATTGACAATGTCTGCTATCTATGCTAATGTAACAACACTATTTATTCATCAGACTTTTCGGTGGGGAGTCCCTCAGCTTTCCAGCCCCGGAAACCGCCAGTGAGAACTGAGACGTTTTCATAACCCATGTTTTTTAACGTGTGTGCGGAGAGTGTCGCACGGGTACCACCACCGCAATAGGTAACGATGTGTGTGTCTGCGTCAGAGGCGATCTCATCAATATCAAGTTCGAGATAGCCGCGTGGCAGTGAAACGGCATTCGGTAGATGTTCCTCGTCGTAGTCGGGCTCGTCCCGAACATCTAAGAGGATGATTGTGTCTGTAACCTCTGTGAGTTCGTCGGGCGATATGTGTCCAACGTTTGCTTTCGCTTCGGTAACTAATTGTTCAAGGGTTTTCAGTGGCATCGTTATCCTCCAATTTTTTTTAACTATTGGTTATCTGGGCGAATTTTGAACGATTTTCAAAATTCGGTTTCTGTCACACCCGTACCTTACAGGGTAGGTTGCATAAGGTTTTTAGAACTATAGCATAAGACGAGTTGACGTGTCAACTTTTTTTGTCGGTTACAGACCGGATTATGATGATAACGAAATTGATTCTATAGGAAGAGGAGAAAAATGGAATTGCTTAAAAAATCGGTTCAATCTGTGCTTGAGAAAGAACGGATCGGGAGTCCAGTGTTCCTGCGGTGTGTACTACACGTAGCGGGTGATACAGCGAATCTGCTGCCATCGGCGGCAGAAGTGACCGCGCTCGCGAATGCGTGGATACCCTCCACACCGGCGCGCGTCTATGCACAGGGCGACGCAAGGGGGACACAGGTTACGGTAGCGGTTCATTATGCCGGAGGGCAGATGGCACTGTTGAGTGTCAATCGAGTCGATATTGAGACGGCAGTTGACATCATGTTGGTCGGTAATAAAGGTGTTATCTATCATGAAACGCCAGTCGGTAGACACTACCAGAACGCGATCGCGCCAGAATTCGGTGGAACAGGTGAACTGGCAGCGACTATCACGCAATCGCTTGAAAGCGGTCAGCCTATAGTATTGGGGGGTTGAACATGCAACAAGATGGAAAATATGGAGTTCTTTTGCTCGGTGGGCATCGTACGCATCAAGAGAATTACGCCTCAAACTTTGCACAGGATGCGCGTTGTCGGTTAGTGGCGTTCGCTGATGAACCGGACGCACCGACCGAACGAATTGAATTGGCACGTTCACTGGCTGAATCAATGGATTTGCCATTCATAGATATCGACGCAGCCTTGGCGCGCGAAGATGTGCATATTGTGAGTCTCTGTACAGATGTGGAACGTCGCGGACGTATAGGTGCAAAATGCGCTGAGGCGGGAAAACACGTCTATCTCGATAAACCGATGGCACTTAATCCAGAAGATACGAAAGGGATCATCGCTGCAGTAGCAAAAAGCGGTGTCCGAACCCAGATGTTTAGCAATATTCATAGCACTTGGGCACGCACCGTTCAGCAGGCATTGGCGAGTGGACATATCGGCGAACTTCAGGCGATTCATTGCGACGTGCTCTTCTCCAAAGGACATCCCGGCACCGCACCCGTCGGCGAGAAAAGAGTCCAAAACTCCACGCTGGAACGTTACAGTTTCGTTGAAGCCAAACCTGAGATGTTCGATGTCGGTGTCTATGCCGTGTCAATGGTGAATTGGTTGACCCAGAAACGCGTGCAGCGTGTTTTCGGTGGAACGGCGAACTATTTCTTCAAAGAGCATCGCGACTGTGGACTTGAAGACTTCGGTGCTTTAGTCCTGACATTGGAAGATGGGATTACAGCGACAATTGTGGGTGGACGCTACGGGTGGCAGAGCCACGCCCAAGGTGGCATTCGGAAGGTGCATCTCGTCGGTACTGAGGCGACCATGACCTTTGACGCGTCAGCGAACCGTTTGGAAGTTTTTGCCGCGGAACCGGCGTTTGAACCGCCGACCCCACATCCGCTGGATCCGATGGGAATGTGGAGCAGCACGCAAGCAGAGATCAAGATGCAACCGAAGCAACAATGGATAGATGTCGGTAGTGGAGACGATGGACAGCGAGAATTTAGTGCGTTTATAGATTGTATTGAGAACGGTGTAGAGAGTGAGATGAACGCTGAATTTGCGGCGCATTCCGTGGAGATTATCTGCGCGGGGTATCGTTCAGCGGCAAGTGGCGAGATTATCAACCTGTAGGGATAGTCTTCAAATCGCAGCACTACTATTTTACGATAGTAAGGTTTACAATTTCGTTTCTCCTTTTTCATGGATGCCGTCTTTTATATCGACCAAAGCGTTTATCAATGTAGAAAATAATTTGGTTTTTAGGGTCGGAATATGCTACACTAAAATATAGTCTGCTGGACATGATTCGACCTTATCATAGAAATAGATTGAACGTGCGTATACTAAAACAATGTGCCATGATCTAAGAAGAAAGTAAACTGACAAGCTTTGGAGGATGCAGATTGGGAGTTAATAAAAATAAACCAGATAGATGGAAAACAGATATTGCACAGTCTGTTGATTTCTACAATGACTGGTTTTTGCGATCTGCACCGCAGGTTTTCAAGGAAACACGTCTGAAAACTAGCACACAGGTTGAGCAAGTACTGAAGTTAACAGCCAACTTCACACGACTAAATTCTGAAGTTTTACAGGAATACCCGACTATTCTGCCTGTACTGCGAATGGCAACTTGTCCACCAATAGCAAGGGATAGATTAATAGGACTCGCTGGAGTCCCACGAAATCTTGTGAAATCTATGGAAGATAATGAACGTGTGCCACCGCTTATGAAACCTTTGCAACTTCAAGAAAACTTGAAGCAGATTGAAAAGGTTATCCGGAACTTACTTGACTCTGATATTTTCGTTTGGCTTGATCGAGGCGATGAGGGGAAAATAGAAGAAATTCGCCGTGCTGCAACGATTATTGCCGATAGACTTTGTGGTGCTGAGGCGAATCCGATTCTTAGAAATGCTCAAGAAAAGCGTCAATTAATGTCTATCCAGCGTTGGCTCCAAGAACGTGGTTACATGTTTGACGAAAGGGTTGGTAGCAGAAAATTTGATGAACTTTCTCCTGGCACATTTGTGTTTCATCTCAACGTTCCAGTACGCCGGGCAACTACAAATAGGGAAATAAAAATGCCTATTGATGTTGTTATTATGCCCCTTAAAGCACAGTTAAGTGATTTTCCGTTGTTGATTGAGGCAAAGTCAGCAGGCGACTTCACTAATACGAATAAACGCAGAAAAGAGGAGGCAACCAAGGTTTCCCAATTGCGCAGCACCTATGGTGACAGTATACGTTTCATACTTTTCTTATCTGGTTATTTCGACAGTAATTATCTTGAATATGAGGCGGATGAGGGCATAGACTGAGTCTGGGAACATCGTATTAATGATCTGGCAGAGTTTGGATTATAAAGTATGTCTGTAGACAAACGACTTGCAAAAATTCATCGAATTGAGTCAGAACGTTTAAAACTTCAGGCTCAATTAAATATAAAAAAATCCCAAGAAAAACGCAATAAATTAGGTCAATTTGCGACCCCACCAAAACTGGCGATGGACATTATGGAAGTGTCAAAAGAATTAATTGGACCTTCCAAAGGAATTCGTTTTCTTGACCCAGCGTTTGGGACCGGAGCATTCTATTTTTCTTTCTTGAAATGTTTTTCGGATTTACACCTCAATTGGGCACGAGGGTATGAAATAGATCCTCACTGTGGAAACGAGACGGTCAAGCTATGGAATAATACCGGACTTGACCTAAAAATCGCTGATTTTACGAAATCTAATCCACCAAGTTTTCAACAAGATAAAGCCAACTTTCTAATTTGTAACCCACCTTATTCCAGGCATCATCATTTACCCTCTGATGAGAAGTTAAGGTTACAGAAACTCGCCAACCAAATAACAAGTATTAAGGTAAGTCAGTTGTCAGGTTTATACTGCTACTTCATGCTTATTTCACATAGTTGGTTGGCAGATAATGGCTTGGCCTGTTGGCTTGTGCCAAGCGAGTTTATGGATGTAAACTATGGTCAGCAACTAAAGGAATATCTAACAACTCATGTAACTTTATTGCGTGTTCACCGCTTTTCACCTAAGGAACTACAGTTTGGAGACGCTCTTGTTTCTTCATCTGTAATTTGGTTTAGAAAGACCAAACCGTCAACGGGTTATGAAGTTGACTTCACTTATGGCGGGACAATAACGGAACCAGAAAAGCGTTGTGTTTTGTCTATTGACTCGCTGCGAGATATGAGAAAGTGGAATCATCTCTCAAACATTGTGAGAACTTCTAATGCTAACACGACAGGTAAGTCTGAGGGAGCCAAATTATCGGACTTTTTTCATGTGAAACGTGGTTTAGTAACAGGTGCGAACAAGTTTTTTATACTTTCCCCCGCCCAGATTTCTGAATATAATCTACCGACTGAGTTTCTAACGCCAGTATTACCAAGTCCGCGATACTTATTATCCGATGAAATTCAGGCTGATGATGCAGAAAACCCCATCCTGAAACAGGCTCTGTTTTTGTTAAATTGTTCCTTACCGGAGCACATCATTCAACGTAATTATCCATCACTTTGGGAATATCTACAATCGGGAACTCGGATGGGAATTCATGAGCGTTATCTCTGTCGGCATCGTTCACCATGGTACCTGCAAGAGAAGCGCAAACCGAGTTTGTTTCTCTGCACATACATGGGACGGGAATCTGTTAAAAATCCAAAACCCTTCCGCTTTATTTTAAACCATTCTAAAGCAGTCGCTGCCAACGGATATTTAATGTTATATCCGACTCCTCGTTTGGAAAAGGCATTTAGAACAGATCCGGAACTAATTCATACAACGTGGGAAGCTTTAAACGCAATTACATCACAGGATTTAGTAAGTGAAGCACGGGTTTACGGCGATGGACTCTATAAACTTGAGCCAAAAGAATTAGCTAACGTTTCTGTTGGTGATATATTCTCAGCACGATTAAGTTTGGAGAAACATCTCACAGCACAGCAGATGGAATTCACATGGCACTAAAAAAGAGGAAATGAATTAAAAACCCTGGTAGTGTCAGATAGCCGGTAAATCCGGTATCAAGAGTTGCTTCAATTTTCGCGCGTTGATTTAATCCGATCACTTCCACTTCAATGATAGCTACGCGTTCGTCTCTAATTTTCCCTGTTATCATTATAGTATTCCACATTACATTTCACGAAGCTAAAGCCGATACCGTGGGTGGCTGGGTATCCAATTCGCACACCATAAGTCATAGCCTTGGGATTCTTAGCAAGCAGACGTTTTGTAGCTTCCAAATCCTCATCGGCGATTTCATAGTTTTCCGTTTCAATGTCAACTACAAAAAACTGACCTTTGTATTGAACTTCGAGTTCTTCGCGGTACTGCTGATAGATTTCTTCGCCGCGGGCGGCGATGGTTTCAGAGGCAGCATTTTTCTTCCTACCCTCTAATACCTATCGCTTCAAGTTGAGCAATCTGCTTCACCCAAGAGTCTCGAATTTCTGGAGAGTAGTCGCCAGGGAGTAGCGATTTACGTGTGCAATTGAGAAGTGCCTGTAAGGTTTGATACTGTCTTATGGGTCCGATATTGGGAAGGATTCGATCTTCGGCGACAGCAATAATTTCATCTAATGTGAGTTTACCCGTTGTTTCCGAATCTTTCTTGAGCAAACTGGCGGCTTCAAGATCAGAACGTAGTGATGCGAAACTCGCTGCAGAGTAGGCCTCAGTTACTTTTAAGAGCCGTTCAACTGCATCGTCCGGGAGGGAACCGCGGAAAACTTTGGCAATCGTCCAGCGGAGGAAAGCCTCACGGTCTTCGCCACTTGGATCAAGCACTGGAACCACTATATCTCCGACCCTACCCTCGCGTCGCAGGTCAGGAGATAGATTGTAGATGCGGGCAGTCATCAGAAGCCATGTGATATTACCACGCAGCTGCGGGTCTGACATCATCGCCTGTATTTTCCCAGTCAAACGCCGCTCTGTACTGTGTGCATCCTGCCCGACACCACCGAATTGCGTATCCGCCTCATCAACGAAGATCAACACCTTCACGAGTGCCATCAGCAATCGCCGGAGCCGTTCAAAAATGACATCTGTCTGTCCGAACCACATGCTCCGGATGTTCTTGAGGACGAGGACAGGGATATCGAGTTCCCCGGCGAGTCCCTCAAAAATAAAAGTTTTTCCACTCCCGATAGGACCACAGACACTCATCCCTGGAATTGCGTCGGAACCGGTTGAAGTAATACGCCGGATCAGGTGCGTCTTGAGAAAATCCACCAGTTTTTGGTTACCAACGATGTCCTTTAGACTGTGCGCCGGTTTTTTGAACTCTACAACATCTTCACCTAATTGTGCTTGGATAAATTCAGAGACTTTCTCAATAACATCCTCAGGTTGAAGTTTTTCACCGGAGTAGCAGGAAGAGAGCAACATCTGGCGGAGTGCTTGTAATGATAACCCCGCAGTGAGCATGGCGAGTTGTGCTTGTGAACCCCAAAGGTTTAAAGGCTTTTCTATGAGTTTCGGCGTGTTATTAAACCATGAAATAAAGTGCTGGCGTTCTGCCATCCCCGGGGCTGGGATTTCAACAGTAACAACCTGCGGCAACCTAATAATTCGAGAGTTCACGAGACTTGGAGATTCCGCGATAAAGACGACGGTATCATTGCCGTTCATGAAATTGGAATCGGAGATCCAGTCTTGAACGATGCTGACGCGGTGTCTGTCTGGCTGGGACAGACTCCGAATTTCGCCTTCCGGGAGCAACATGTCCGCCGCTTCTATCAGGATAATCAGTTTTTCGGGCAGCAGTTTTTCGCCTTGTGCGTTTGTGCTTCGGGAGAGCAGGCAAAACTGCCGAAGGAGTTCAAGTGCTAACGTCGGGCTGCCGATAGCATCGTTCATGTACTGCGAGAAAGAGGCATCGGGTGGCTCTGGAACGGCATCAAGGTATATCGGAGGTGTCCTTCGAGAGGAGGTCGATGCCTGTGTAGCCCCCGGTGTACCAGCACTCGTATTTATATCAAGATCTGGCTCAGTTGTGCCGCGCCATAGGTTGAACGCTTGTTTAACCTTTTCGCGTTCCGTTTCTTGTGCGAATCTTATGGGGCCATTGAGTTCATAAACGATTAGGATAAACCCGGGTATGTCCCAACTGCGGCTTAAAAAGGGGACAAGTGGAATATAATCCATATCATCTTCTTCGCGTCTAAAGAAGAGATCATGGATATTTCCGGACAGGACGAGACTACGAGACGTTCCTGAATTAATGAGCATTCCGGCTTCTGTCCGAAATGCGTAAGTCGGGCTTTTAACGGCTATGAGTGCTCGCCCCCTTCCAATTTAAATAGCACACCTACTTTGATAGCACTTTAGAGCGGCAGCTCAGAATCAGAATCCTCTGTCTTCTTAGCGGGTTCTGTCTCCGTTTTCGTGTCCGTCTGCTGAGCACCGAAAATTAATGCATCAAATTCGTCGGAGGCGTTGGATGAGCGCGCTGCAGCGAGGAATTCCTCCTCTTCGCTTTTTGAGTCGGTGCCAGCTAATTCCTGTGCGACTTTTGAACGTCCTTTCGCTTTCTCGCGAATTTCCCGCATCCGGGACAATTCAGCGGAAGTTCCGTCCATGCTGATGCCGGAAAGCATATCGGCGATTTCCTCTTGCTCTCGCGCCGTGATTAGATCGGCGACTGCCTCAGACTGCTCGCTCTTAATCTTATCTAAATCGCGATGGAGGCTGGTAATCTGAATTTTATGGGAATCAATATCCGCCTGCGCATTTTCGATCTCGCCTTCGAGTTCATCGATGCGCCCCTCTTTCTCTTGTAGATTGGAATTGAACTCTTGGTAAGCGGTAACGCATCGCGTGTATTCGCCGTGCTGCTTGACTTCTTCTGCTGCCATTCCCTCTTTTTGCAAATCAGCAGCGGTCTGCTGTGCTTTAGCGATCGCCCCAGCTTTTAATTCTTCCAAATTTTCGACTTCGCCGGTAAGAGTCTTTAGTTGTGACCTCTTCTGTTCAACAAGTGCGATCAGCTGTCCGATTGCTTGCTTATAGCGTTGGATATTCCCTTTCTTATCGCTGATGATGTCTTCGTAAGCCCCTCTAACGGCTTCGGGGTTTTCCATCATCCGATCCGCTGTTTCGTGGGCGCGGCCCGTCAACGTATACCAGATAGCCTTGAAAAATCGTGTGAATCCGTTTGCCATTTCAGTTTCTCCTGTTGCGTCGTGTCTTATAAGTGCGACCTTATTGTATTGGTTTGCGAGTCGTACCAATATTACTTTGCACGGTTTTGATCCGCGCCGCAAAACTTATCACATCGTATTTTAACATATTTTATCTAAAACTGCAAGAAAATTCTGCATACACCGCAGCGGCGTTTAGCTTTCCGAAATTTTAGATTTACGGTTCGCGTGGATCCCTATAGGAACGACCTTCATTTCCCAGCAACGGGTAGGAACCCGGTCGAGACTTTTCGACAACCTCGCACAAAAAGCCTAAAACTGCTTGACATAAAGGAGATATCTGAATAAAATAGGCAATAAACACGACTTTCAATTAGCAGAAGATGCACATACAACCGACAATACACAAGACATTTTCATACTGGCTGTGGTTTACTGCATTCGGTGTATTGGCATTGATACTCGCCAATGTGCCGCTGTTCAATATCCTTGCGTTTGAGTTTTGTGCTGTGTTGGCACTCGGTATCTCTTTCGCGGGTGCGCATGTAACACTAACAATGGTGCAGCAGATGAAGCGGCAACCCGCTGCACTGATGGGTTCACCCCGACAAATTGTTACTCGGTGTTTCCGGAATGCGCTGATATTTAACTTCGGACTGCTCGTACTACCGCTCGGTATCATTCTGCTGAACGCGCTTCGTATCAAAAACTGTAATTTCAGTGAAGGATTTATCTTTTTTTTTCTATTGTCCGTAATCAGTTGTGTATACGCGACAGCAGGAGGAACATTTTTCGGGTTCTGGATTAAGAGGCGATGGTTGGCATTTTTGGCATATATCGGATTTCTCTTGCTTACGTGTGTTCCGGTGGTTATCAACCTGATATTCCATCCGCCGGTATTCGCATATCACGCAACGTTTGGATATTTTCCGGGCCCGATATACGATTTTGTCATTCCGATAACAAGCACACTGCTCATCGCTCGCGCAGAAACGCTACTGTGGGCACTCCTATTTTTGGGGCTTACCGTCAGTCTATGTGAAATAAGTAGGCACACAGACTTGATGCCTCAGTTGAGGTGGCGTAAACTGTTCAGTTCGCTTACAAAACGTGTCTGGTTGTATCTGTTAGCCGTCTGCCTACTCGGTTTCCAAGTCTATGCAGGTGCGTTAGGCATCCGCCCAACG belongs to Candidatus Poribacteria bacterium and includes:
- a CDS encoding spermidine/putrescine ABC transporter substrate-binding protein: MRNRYILLVLILLTLFIGDGIGQKKQLNVFTWAGYVSDDIREGFEKAFGVTVLVDTYASNEDLLTKLLAGATGYDIIMPSDYMVSILIKQNLLAELNRDNIPNFQNISPLFLGKYFDPENQYSIPYTFGTAGIAYDSAVVSPAPDSWAVLWDAEYKNQFSMLDDQRETIGAALKFLGYSLNTTDPDEIKAAKEKLIAQKPLVKQYKSEAEELLIAGDVVMAHCWSGDAFRATETRPTIRYVIPKEGSSQFIDAVCIPKSAPHKALAEQFINYLLRPEVNAKITAFTKYGTCVPTAKEFLPENLREHKFIYPPKEVLESLEWLRDPGDFTRHYDRAWEEVKAK
- a CDS encoding rhodanese-like domain-containing protein, whose protein sequence is MPLKTLEQLVTEAKANVGHISPDELTEVTDTIILLDVRDEPDYDEEHLPNAVSLPRGYLELDIDEIASDADTHIVTYCGGGTRATLSAHTLKNMGYENVSVLTGGFRGWKAEGLPTEKSDE
- a CDS encoding Gfo/Idh/MocA family oxidoreductase, with the protein product MQQDGKYGVLLLGGHRTHQENYASNFAQDARCRLVAFADEPDAPTERIELARSLAESMDLPFIDIDAALAREDVHIVSLCTDVERRGRIGAKCAEAGKHVYLDKPMALNPEDTKGIIAAVAKSGVRTQMFSNIHSTWARTVQQALASGHIGELQAIHCDVLFSKGHPGTAPVGEKRVQNSTLERYSFVEAKPEMFDVGVYAVSMVNWLTQKRVQRVFGGTANYFFKEHRDCGLEDFGALVLTLEDGITATIVGGRYGWQSHAQGGIRKVHLVGTEATMTFDASANRLEVFAAEPAFEPPTPHPLDPMGMWSSTQAEIKMQPKQQWIDVGSGDDGQREFSAFIDCIENGVESEMNAEFAAHSVEIICAGYRSAASGEIINL
- a CDS encoding XamI family restriction endonuclease; translation: MGVNKNKPDRWKTDIAQSVDFYNDWFLRSAPQVFKETRLKTSTQVEQVLKLTANFTRLNSEVLQEYPTILPVLRMATCPPIARDRLIGLAGVPRNLVKSMEDNERVPPLMKPLQLQENLKQIEKVIRNLLDSDIFVWLDRGDEGKIEEIRRAATIIADRLCGAEANPILRNAQEKRQLMSIQRWLQERGYMFDERVGSRKFDELSPGTFVFHLNVPVRRATTNREIKMPIDVVIMPLKAQLSDFPLLIEAKSAGDFTNTNKRRKEEATKVSQLRSTYGDSIRFILFLSGYFDSNYLEYEADEGID
- a CDS encoding N-6 DNA methylase, translated to MSVDKRLAKIHRIESERLKLQAQLNIKKSQEKRNKLGQFATPPKLAMDIMEVSKELIGPSKGIRFLDPAFGTGAFYFSFLKCFSDLHLNWARGYEIDPHCGNETVKLWNNTGLDLKIADFTKSNPPSFQQDKANFLICNPPYSRHHHLPSDEKLRLQKLANQITSIKVSQLSGLYCYFMLISHSWLADNGLACWLVPSEFMDVNYGQQLKEYLTTHVTLLRVHRFSPKELQFGDALVSSSVIWFRKTKPSTGYEVDFTYGGTITEPEKRCVLSIDSLRDMRKWNHLSNIVRTSNANTTGKSEGAKLSDFFHVKRGLVTGANKFFILSPAQISEYNLPTEFLTPVLPSPRYLLSDEIQADDAENPILKQALFLLNCSLPEHIIQRNYPSLWEYLQSGTRMGIHERYLCRHRSPWYLQEKRKPSLFLCTYMGRESVKNPKPFRFILNHSKAVAANGYLMLYPTPRLEKAFRTDPELIHTTWEALNAITSQDLVSEARVYGDGLYKLEPKELANVSVGDIFSARLSLEKHLTAQQMEFTWH
- a CDS encoding ATP-binding protein; this encodes MLINSGTSRSLVLSGNIHDLFFRREEDDMDYIPLVPFLSRSWDIPGFILIVYELNGPIRFAQETEREKVKQAFNLWRGTTEPDLDINTSAGTPGATQASTSSRRTPPIYLDAVPEPPDASFSQYMNDAIGSPTLALELLRQFCLLSRSTNAQGEKLLPEKLIILIEAADMLLPEGEIRSLSQPDRHRVSIVQDWISDSNFMNGNDTVVFIAESPSLVNSRIIRLPQVVTVEIPAPGMAERQHFISWFNNTPKLIEKPLNLWGSQAQLAMLTAGLSLQALRQMLLSSCYSGEKLQPEDVIEKVSEFIQAQLGEDVVEFKKPAHSLKDIVGNQKLVDFLKTHLIRRITSTGSDAIPGMSVCGPIGSGKTFIFEGLAGELDIPVLVLKNIRSMWFGQTDVIFERLRRLLMALVKVLIFVDEADTQFGGVGQDAHSTERRLTGKIQAMMSDPQLRGNITWLLMTARIYNLSPDLRREGRVGDIVVPVLDPSGEDREAFLRWTIAKVFRGSLPDDAVERLLKVTEAYSAASFASLRSDLEAASLLKKDSETTGKLTLDEIIAVAEDRILPNIGPIRQYQTLQALLNCTRKSLLPGDYSPEIRDSWVKQIAQLEAIGIRG